The Prionailurus viverrinus isolate Anna chromosome B1, UM_Priviv_1.0, whole genome shotgun sequence genome includes the window CCCTCTCCAAACCTGGCTCCCACATCTGCAAGCCCGGTACTTAACTGTTCAGTTCTGGCTATAAGTGCATAGCAAGATCTGAATTGCTAAGCTTGTGTTACCTAACAAATACATCATCGGCTAGAGTGCCATGCTCTTGTGCATTGTACTAGATTATAGACTTCTTTTGTAACTGCCCACGTTACCCAGGCCAGCATCCCCTTCCCCCTGGCCTGCAGGAAagttgttttatacatttatgaTACAATTAGATAGTTCTGCATTTCACCCTGGGGTAGCCCTGACTTCCAATTAACTCTGTTAATTTGCACAGTGAACTTTAGTTCACCCTTTGGGCTGCATGGTTCTCAGGGTTTAACAAAGGCAGAGCATCATGCAGAAGTTTGATATTCTGCCCTAGCACATTCCCTGTGTTTTACCCCTGGCCAACCCCCTGGCAACCGGGGCAAAAGATCACTTCTTTTCACGATCCCTAGTTTTCCCCTTTCCAGAATGCCACATACATGGAATCATGCCGTCTATAACCTTtttagactggcttctttcacacagcAATATGCACTTAAGGTTATTCTGTGTCTTTTGGTGACTTGACCGCTTACCTGTTTTTTAttcctgaataatattccattagtTGGATGAaccacagtttgttctcagcCCACCTACTgagggacatcttggttgctccTGGTTTGGGGTGATTATAAACAAAGGTGCTATAAACATTCCAGGTAGGAGTTTGTTTGGACCTAAGTTTCCAATGTTTGACAAGGTTGCAACAGtaatccaatggagaaaagacagcctTTTGAACAAATGCTGGAGCAACTGAACACCCACagcaaaaacagaaatgagaacaACATTGACCATCTTAACAGCTTTTagagaaattaactcaaaatggttcATGGATTTAAGTGTAACTGTAAAACCATTAAACTTTTAGAAAAGCACATAGGAGAAAATCATCTAAGACTACACAAAAAGATCTGAGACTTGACTCCCAAAGAAACCATGATCCATAGAAAGAAGCTGGActtcacaaagttaaaaaaaattgctgctCAAAAGATCTATTAAGAGGTTAAAAATGCAATGTATATCGGGgggaaattatttggaaattgCATATCCAACACATGACCCATATCAAGAATATATCAAGGACTCCCAGAGCTCAAcagtgaaaacaagaaaaaatccaattagaaaataagtGTGAGCCATCCATTTCGCTGAAGGCTTTGTACCTTTGTACcttttggcaaaaacaaaaaacgaaacaaaacaaaaaaacaaaaccacaggatAAGGTGTTAAACATCATGAGATTTTAGAGAAAGTCAAACTAAAATGACATATAAGCTGttgatgacaaaaacaaaaaaatcgtGGCAACTTTTTGCAGCAGATGCTAGCTAGGGTGTGGATAAGCTAGGTCACGCTTACATtcctggtgggagtgtaaaaacggtacagctactctgggaaacagtttggcattCTTTTGTAAAAACTAAACCTGCAACCATATGACTTGGCAAGTGCATGTTGGGACGCTTGTCTCAGAGTAATGACAAGTTGTGTTTGCTCAAACATCTATAAACGTAAAAGTTTACAACACCTTTACTTGTCATAGTACCAAACTGGAAAGAACCCGGCTGTCCCCCAGCAGGTGAATGGTTCAATGAATCCTGGTACATCCACCCGGTGGACTACGATGCAGGGACAAAAAGGGAAGACCTACTGAGACACGCACCAAACATGGAGAGTCTCCAGACCACTACAGTGAGTGAAAAGTCCCCCAGAAGTTACctactgtaggattccatttattttatttttaaattcatttatcttGAGGGACACAGAAAgcgcatgcaagcaggggaggggaagacagagaaggagagagagaatcccaaacaggctcctcactgtcagtgcagagcctgaagccgggcttgaactcacaaaccgcgagatcatgacctgagccgaaactaagtcGGTCGctgaactgattgagccacccaagtactcctgtaggattccatttatatgacgtTCCTGAAGAACAAGTTGTAGAAGTGGAGAGCAGATAAGTAGTACCCGGAATTAAGGTGGAGGCAGACGCAGGAGGGAAGAGGGTGTGGCCCTGAAAGGGCAACATGGCGGgcgtgggtgggggcagggatctCTGTGGTGATGGACTTGTTTTGTATCCGTGTCAGTATCTGGTGTTCGTGGTGTATTGCCCTCTGGTTGTGCTCTTGGGAAAACTGCATTAAACGGTAGAGATGTATCTGTATTATATTTTACAACTGTGCATGACTCCGCAATTatctcaaaacagaaaaatgtcataaaaaaaaaaaaggttgttgcTTCAACGGGATTAAGCACGTTGACCTTGGGGAATCAAGAGGGAAATAAGGCAAGATTTCTGACCCAACAGGGAACCAAGGCTGGATCTTAGGCCTGGGGAACATGACCAGGAATCCTTACTTGAACTGGGTAATATGAAAGCTTAGAGTCAGAAAGTGATTTGGCAAATAATAGAAAGTCATTCGGAGACCTGGATCCAGTAATTGTCTCCAATTAAAACCATGGAGTCAAAATGATTAACTTATATATGTGTATGACACATGAGTATCCTTAATAAGTAAATTTATCTATCAACTTATCCTTAATATGTTCATTTCTCCACTTACCcatttatctatcatctgtctcaACAGGTGGTTGGGGCTGACTGCCTGAGGGCAAGTGAGAGGTTTGTTGATGTATAGTCTTTAGCAGTCCCCTTTAAAAAGAAGTATCAGATCATTTGGGGAAAGTTCCCTTAccaaaaaattatagaaaaagaaggCAAGTAGGCAGGGACCATCAGGGTTAACTACTCACATTTCCTTTCTAAGTGAAGCACTTGACAAATTGATAAAAgatagtcatttatttttattgaggtgtcTTCTCACTGAAGAGACCAGtgtaaaaagaagacaaaatgtcATTTATGTCACTCTGGAATGCCAGAGCCTTCACATTTAATCATTTGTGTTCTTCCAACATGGCTGGAGGGTCAGGCAGCATTTCAGAGACTTCTGGCAGAGAGCAACAAGTTCTTCATTTTTCTGACAAGAATTCACGCACCTCCCTTGAAGCTTGGAGCATTTCTCGTCAAAAAACGCGTTCCTGGCTATGGAAGGCAGGGAGCCACTGGGATTAATTCTCCTCTCACATACATCCAGTTACCAGGTACAGTCTCGTAACTAGTTAGGAAAGATTTCTTTACAAGCTGCCATGGTCTCATCCTGCCAGTAGATGAGATGGTAGGGAGATATTTTCTCTccaatttttctgtctttttgttttagggGATTAACGACCAGGAAGAATACGTTTGTCTTGACATTTGGGGTTAGGCTGTGGGGGCTTTGGGAAGCAGAAGCTATTGTTCTTTTATCAGAATCTGTTAGCGGTACATAATGACCATCTTGTCCTTGTAAACCCCTCCAGGGCAGGTAACTCCCCAACTCGCTGTCCAAGTGTTACACCCTGAGAATTGAGCAGGTCTGAGGCTGGGGACATGGCCCACGATTGGAGTAATAAACAGGGATAAATATATAGAAAGGGAAAAGTTTACTCTTGTGGGTGGAAGGGAAAAGATTGCCTAGAAAGGCTCATCAGATTTCTTTGCCACATTTCATAAAACGTGTTCAAGGGCCAGTAGGGGCATGTGTTGGGAGTGGTTCCCCAGGACTCCTCTTGTCTATTCTGTGCAGAATATAGTGGCTCTGGCCTTAGTACTTTATCAGTAGCCGTCCTAAGAGCAGCCCGCTTCAAGTTAAGGAGAGACAGACATCTTACTGGAATCAACATTTTAGATTACCTAATCCAGGTATATTTAAGGACAGGCATCAGATGTACACAAGTTGAAATTAATGTCGACAAACAAAGGTGACTAATTCACATATATGTAAAACTAAAACCAGGCGGATTGGTATTAGCATGTGTACTAATCATTTCTAGCATCTGCATTTAAGTTCATAAGTATCAATACTCTGGTGTTTCAAAGCTCAGTGAACTTTGGCCCCCACTGCAGGGGACAGTACTCTATCCCCCCTCCTAATATTGTAAGGTCATCCCAGGCTGGAGGCACTGGACCTCACTTTTCACAAGGGTCCTTGTATTATATCCAGTTAACAGTGATGGTCCAGAAAGAGAGAGCCTCTGCAAGAGACAGCATCTGTGTCTACAAGGATTCGGATGGATCATCACACACACCCATCTAGAGGTTAAtgtaactctgtgtgtgtgtgtgtgtgtgtgtgtgtgtgtgcgcgcgcgtgcgcgcgtgtgtgcaaATGCATATTAATAGGTCAGTTCCATTTGCTTATATAGATGATTTTATATTGCCTTATCTTATATTGTGTTaactaaattatataataaacCTGACTGATCTGAAAAGGGGGCCTTGGTCAGTTTCCAATGTGTATATCGAGGTCAGTGGAATGAACAGCTCACCGTAGGTCCTGGATCCCGGTGCACTTGGCACAGAGTCGAACCACACAGGCTCACTGCAAAACAGACCAGCAACACATACAGCTGGTGTGAGAATTCTGAGCCTCCTAAGGAGACATCTATAGCATCTGGCACAATTTGGGCTCGTTGCAGGCTCTGAAAAGCCCTTTCTCTAGCTCTCTGGAAACTGGGATGAGTCTagtcttggattttattttgaggaagatcTGACTGGAGCCACTAGAGGTTCCTGGGAGCCAGAGGATGTGGCAGGAGTCCTGCTGTGAACTCTCAGGTCCTGGCTTCATTCCCGCTTATCTGTATGACTTTGAGAAGCCACCTAGCCCatctgaggctcagtttctgcatctgaaaAATATCTATAAAGCAAACCTTCCAAGCCTGAAGTGTTGGTCTGAAATCACTAAATTCGAAGTAGGACAGAGTTTTCTTAAAGGTCCTGGCATTGGAGAACCGCATGCATTTTGTGGTGTGAAGTGTTCGTCACAAGTGCCCAGCTTCATGGTGTTGTGACGAAGGAGCAGCAGTTTGACACGTACGTTTGACCTGCGCCATGGCCGGCGTGAACGCGGTGTCCGAGCTCTGTCCCTTTCCTCGtccctttttgcctttttctggcTCTCTTTCTTACCTGTCTCATATCTATCACGACTATTTTTTACAAGATCCATAGATGCCAACCctagcttttacattttttccccatttttttgtttttgttagtgaGCATGGAGCTGGGGACCAAAGGGCATCTTTCCTGGCATATCTTTGTTTCCTCAACCCCGTGATACCCCATCTTAGACAATCAGGGAAAATGCAATGGATTTATAGAAGAGACATTAGGGGGGTCACCTCCCATAGTAAATGCTCCCCTGCAGGGCCACCGGGCTGACCATACCAAGGTGCTCACTGAAGCAGACTCTTTCTCTGGGCCACCACCTCTAGAACCTTCCCTACAAAGACGTTCATTTTACCTGGggccagaaggaagagaacagcaaagagaaagaggaatgtCCTCATGTCTCGAAGGGTCTTGAGAGATCAGCACAGCGTCCATGATAAAAGAGCAGCAAACACCCACATTTATACATTTCCCTAGACCAGAGAACATCTTGATCAGCGAGGCATGCCAGAAATGAGGACGTTTCCATGCTTTGCCAAGCCGAGCCCACATCTCAGTGGGTGTCACTCAGTCCGCAGCTCACTGTTTTCTGATACTGGAAAGTTCCTAAGAAGGAcaatggggaagaagggaagacagCGTAGAGGGTGCCTTGATGATCAGGGGCAGATATATGCACCAGTAGGAAGAAAGATCTGGAATCTGGCAGTTTGGATTTCTAATCCTGACTATGCTCCTTAATAGCTTTGGTTTACCCATATGTAAAATCAGAGTAATTACATAATATCATGATGGAGTCAGTGGGGTCTGAATTCCAGCTCCAATATTTGTGAGCTGTGTACATTCAGCAAGTGCTTTACTGAAAcatatgttttattgtttattttttaaaaagtgccgaTACTTTAAATACTATATACATCATCTTATTTAATCTGCAAACAGCTCCCTGGATAGTTATGAGCATATGGGATATTTGATATTTGATTAAGACTATAGATACATCAAATATCCATATACTCTGACCACAGGCTGCCACTAATTTGATTATCTCTTTTTCCTAATCTGAAGTAAATCAGCTAAGTGGATGGAGAGAAAGGCCTGAATTACCTACTCTAATTCTTCCCTGTTGGGAAATACCTCTCTTTAATGTGACATTAGGGAGATGAGCCTCCCTCATCATCATTCTCCCTATTATTATTGCTACTGAAAATTGAAATATCGTAAAATATTATTAGAATAATCACAAACTCCCGAAAAGCAACCAAATGCTTGCTGTGTAACTGAAAACACGGTTTGTGAATGTGACCTGGATAAGACCATCAATTTACTTCCTTCTGCCATAGTAATGTCAATAAATGATTGAACACACAAATAACTGTGATAAAAGGGACACATTTTTAACAGAAGAATTGCAGATGGTCCCAGTACACACCTCCCTCCAGGAGGTGAGGCTTGAGTCCTCCAACTTGAATGAAGGCAATTAATTCCAAAGAATGTGGGGAGACAAGAGTGTCCCTTTAGCGCGGACAAAGCTGGCATCTTAAATGAGTGGCCAGGTTTAACATCAGGGGTGGCCAGGCATGTCCCCAGCACATTCCCCTGACACAAGGGACAAGGTGAGGAGCCTCAACCCTGTGTTATTCTTCTCCCAGACCCCAAACCCCAGTCTGGTTGAGAAAACCTCAGACAAACTCGAAATCTGTAGGTTAGTCAGTAGGAATATGACATACCAATGataatttcttggttttgacaAACGCATCGTGGTCatactattaataattattagcATGAATGTTAACatcaggggcagctgggggaggggtatGTGAGAACTCTCCACTGTgcacattttctaaattattctaAATTAAACAATTTGCTTAAAATAACTATGCGGGAATGTTCCATGTATCCTTAGCCTCAGTCACCATGAGATTTTTGTGAGGTGTGTGCATGTAtgggtacgtgtgtgtgtgtgtgtgtgtgtgtgtgtgtgtgtgttgattatatattcttatatgaaaaatccagtgaagaatgaTAGGTTgagagtcacctgggtggctcatcagttaagtgtcagacttcggctcaggtcatgatctcatagtttgtggattcgagccccgcgtcgggctctgtgctgacagctcagagcctggagtctgctttggattctgtgtctccctctctctctgcccctccccactcatactctgtctctctcttgctctgaaaaataaataaaacattaaaaaaaaagaatgataggcTGAATATACAAACTTTTTCTATTCCCTTCCAatcctcacttaaaaaaatttaggagagcctgagtggctcagttggttaagtgtcagactcttgatttctcctcaggtcatgatctcatggtttgtgagattgagccctacatcaggctctgggctggcagcacagatcctgcttgggattctttgtcttcctctcagCATATGGTGTCTCCGTCTGTTTGAGCTGCTATAACCAAACACCCCAGACTcagtagcttataaacaacatttatcacagttctggaagctgcaaTACAAGACCGGGCACCAGCATGGCCGGGTGCTGGTGAGGACCCTCTTCTAGGTTGCAGATGGCtaacttctcactgtgtcctcctttgggggatggggacagggagCTCTCAGGGGCCCCTTTTATAAAGGtgttaatcccattcatgagggctccgttctcatgacctaatcacatCCCAAAGGCTCATCTCCAAACATCATCACTGtgaggattaggtttcaacatgaATGTtgggggggacacagacattcagagCATGGCATATGTGATTTTGTCTGAGCACTCACAAATAGCCAACTAACTCTCCCAAGGGACATGCAATGTTGTAAGAGCTAAGATGTGTCCTACTCACACCTCACTGTGAGGAGGGCAGATAACTTTGAGTGGATGAATTCCAAGGATGTGGTGAGTCCCAGGGTTTGAGGGCTGCTCAGGGAAGAGGTAAAACCATGAGAGGTGTTAATCAGGTGGTACATGGACAGGGTTGCATGAGGGGATGGGCCTCCCAGAGAAGGTAGCATGAGGCGCCCACCCCAAAGGGCCATGGAACTCCCAGGGGAGAGGGGTGCCAGACAGGGGCTCATGAGTCTAGATGATACCTCTCACCAGTAAGGTGAGAAGTCTCGGGATCAAAGCCCTAGAAGGCTGTCAGCAATTTAGAGTCTTACAGCTCTGGGATTTGTCTTATCTATGTTAGCAGATGTTGGGGGCACTTTTGTGGGGATGTGCAAAACAGGTAGGCTCTAAATGGCTAAACAAATGATGATTTGTACCATATTCAAAGCAATTGCATATGGAAGGATTTGAGTTTGGAGCAGGAGGCTTTGAGCTACAGAAGTGAGCATGGTAGGGACCACTCTATAGGGGCATCTCTGGCCTCATGATGGAGCAAGGAGGCCATGCAATCCCCATGACAAGGACTAGcactttaatttgaaagtttcTAGAGTCATCTTGTTTTCCTAAGACTAGAAGTTCACTCCAGGTCAAGATCAGCTACATAACGTGCAAGGGCCCATGTTCAAGAAGTAGGAAAAAGGCGCCATTAAAGGTATCTAGTTCTCTTGATCTGTCATAGTAATGCTTCTTTGCTATTTAATGTCACAGTCTCCCAGGCACAAAGATACTTGAAGGACACTTGCAGATGCTCACACTGCCTGGGGATCCCCACACTGCCACTGCGCATACGTGTGTGGTCCACCATCAGCCACTGCTGGACCAGCGTGTCTTGCTCCAGAGAGAGTCAAGCCAGCTGTTTCCCCCATGAGCCTGCCACTGCCATCCATGGTGGCCGGGCAACTCTCAAGGATATGTCAATATCTGCTGCAAGCAATCCGTATTGAATTGGGGGCTGGAGAGAGGTCTGCTCCTGCCAGGTTGCCCGCCTACACCACGGCACGGTCATGGCATGGGAGGGTTTGATGGCATGCTGGGCCCTAAGACACTGCCATCCCATCTCTAGATACATCTCCACTCAGTACGAGCTGGGGGTCAGTGGTGGCAGTGTTTCTGGGAGGGATAGGAAAGGAGGAGGTTGGGTGGGGCCCCCCGGGCCAGGGGCCAGGAACCCCCAAGaaggtgaggaggggaaggaaggcagatCATATGGGGACTGAGGCTCTAAGGTCCCAGACTTACTCCTATTCTGACCAGATTTGATTTACAGAGCAcatattcaaagataaaattattaagaattgcAATACAGTGAGTGCTGAGCATTAAACCCCAAGGTAAGAACAGGGGTGTGCAGCTGCCCTCCTCACACTTGGCCTGGCTCCAGGTTATTAAAAATGCCTGAAAGCTGAAGGCTGAGGCTGTTAGGCTCAGCTCGCATCCCCTAGTACCTACATATTGCCTTATGTTCATGAAGCTGCCTTGTTTGAAGGCCACAGAAACAAACGTGCAGATATCAGCATGGCTGCACTTTCCAGGCCAGAAAAAGCTCACTGTGAGTTGGTGTAGTTGAAaaagaatttacataaaagttgGACGCAAAGCAGGATAGACAGACATGTGAATGTAAGGCTGGTAATAATAGCCAGACACTCTGATAGCCACTTAATACTCATTTCAGTGAGTCCTTTTAAATATCCTATGAGGTATGTACCTTTATTCCGTCCCCATTGTAAGATGAAGAGACAAGTTCAACAAAGTAAGCCACCTGCCCGAGGTCGTACATCTGCTAACCCGCTCTGTCTGACCTCAGCTTGCCTTGTTCAGTTATCCTATTTTGCATTCCCGAGATGAAGAACAGAGCCTTGCAGAAGTATGGACAACAGGATGGGACTTATTGGGGGGTGCAGGGATATAAGTAGTAATTTTGAtacctgtgttctttttttttttttcaacgttttattttattttttttgggacagagagagacagagcatgaacgggggaggggcagagagagagggagacacagaattggaaacaggctccaggctccgagccatcagcccagagcctgatgcggggctcgaactcacagaccgcgagatcgtgacctggctgaagtcggacgctcaaccgactgcgccacccaggcgcccagataCCTGTGTTCTTGATGAAGGAAAAGGATGTGGAAATTCTGCCTTTGGGCTGCTAGTTGACATTGTCACAGGCTCGGGGATTCAGAGCTAAGTTGGTAAAATgactaccaccccccccccacttttctcCCAGACCACCATAAAATTGAGATTAACCACCCCCCTTTCGTGTGTGAAGGTAGTACAAATGAAAACCAGGGCAGTAACAGTGCACATtgcttgggcttttttttttttttttaattttttttcaacgtttatttatttttgggacagagagagacagagcatgaacaggggaggggcagagagagagggagacacagaatcggaaacaggctccaggctctgagccatcagcccagagcctgacgtggggctcgaactcccggaccgcgagatcgtgacctggctcaagtcggacgcttaaccgactgcgccacccaggcgcccctgcttgggCTTTTCTTACAGGGCACCAGGCTTCTTTCCAAGCACTTCCCTATGTTCCAAGCACATCCATAGCCTCATCCCTACAGCTTGACAACAACCCTAAGAGACTGGCAGAGGAGCTGTGGGCTTCAAAGAACCAAGTGGATAGGCACAGCCATCCCCATCCCCCCAGCAAGCTTCAGCACAAAGCAAGCAGCAATTAGCATGAACACAAACAGTTCTTGGGTTGGTGCTCAGAAGTTAGGTGGGCAACCTGAGAAGATCCAGCCTCAAGGTGATGGAATGCAGCTCAGGAATGGACCAGCTCTGGGCATGTTGCGTCTGTCAATCACTATGGCTGCTCCTTAGTCAATGGAAGAGACAATggagctgggagagagaaggggggctaGTAGGCTCCTACGTCCTGCATCAGTAGGATCAGTGCGTGGCTCCTGGTTTTCCAGCTCCTGGCCTCATGTTCCTTCCACTGCCCCAGCCAGAATTCCCAGAATACAGGTCCTCCCATCATGTCAGTCCTTGATCCTAGGAAATGGAGCATGTCAATGTGCTTTCTTTATTGATTCACTTCATTGACCAAGTGTATTCCCCATTACTTTCCAATATAAGTGAGCCTCCTGTCCTCTTGCAGAGGTCCCAGACCTCTG containing:
- the LOC125164305 gene encoding beta-defensin 106A-like, coding for MRTFLFLFAVLFLLAPARNAFFDEKCSKLQGRCVNSCQKNEELVALCQKSLKCCLTLQPCWKNTND